Proteins encoded in a region of the Vitis riparia cultivar Riparia Gloire de Montpellier isolate 1030 chromosome 7, EGFV_Vit.rip_1.0, whole genome shotgun sequence genome:
- the LOC117919054 gene encoding glyoxylate/succinic semialdehyde reductase 1, with protein sequence MEVGFLGLGIMGKAMSINLIRSGFKLTVWNRTLSKCDELVELGASIGETPAAVVKKCKYTIAMLSDPSVALSVVFDKDGVLEQICHGKGYIDMSTVDADTSSKISEAITSKGGSFLEAPVSGSKKPAEDGQLVILAAGEKALYDEAIPAFDIMGKKSFFLGQVGNGAKMKLVVNMIMGSMMNAFSEGLVLADRSGLNPHTLLDVLDLGGIANPMFRLKGPTMIQNNYSPAFPLKHQQKDMRLALALGDENAVSMPVAAAANEAFKKARSLGLGDLDFSAVYETVKTLEHSS encoded by the exons ATGGAGGTGGGGTTCTTGGGTCTGGGAATAATGGGAAAGGCCATGTCCATCAATCTCATCCGGAGTGGCTTCAAGCTCACTGTTTGGAACAGAACCCTCTCCAAG TGTGATGAACTTGTGGAGCTTGGCGCTTCAATTGGAGAAACTCCTGCAGCAGTAGTTAAGAAGTGCAAGTATACCATTGCAATGTTGTCTGATCCTTCTGTTGCTCTTTCG GTGGTTTTTGACAAAGATGGTGTTCTTGAACAAATTTGCCACGGAAAAGGTTACATTGACATGTCAACTGTTGATGCCGACACTTCTTCAAAAATTAGTGAG GCAATTACATCAAAGGGTGGTTCTTTCCTTGAAGCTCCAGTTTCTGGAAGTAAGAAACCTGCAGAAGATGGTCAACTGGTAATTCTTGCTGCTGGGGAGAAG GCATTGTACGATGAAGCGATTCCTGCTTTTGATATCATGGGGAAGAAGTCTTTTTTCTTGGGGCAGGTTGGAAATGGAGCTAAAATGAAACTTGTGGTCAACATGATAATGGGCAG taTGATGAATGCATTTTCTGAAGGGCTTGTATTGGCTGACAGAAGTGGACTGAACCCTCATACTCTTCTTGATGTATTG GACCTGGGTGGAATTGCTAATCCAATGTTTAGGTTGAAAGGACCCACAATGATACAAAACAATTACTCCCCTGCATTTCCTCTGAAGCATCAGCAGAAGGATATGAGGTTGGCTCTTGCTCTTGGGGATGAAAATGCGGTATCCATGCCAGTAGCAGCTGCTGCCAATGAG GCTTTCAAGAAAGCTAGGAGCCTGGGATTGGGGGACCTTGACTTTTCTGCTGTGTATGAGACCGTGAAGACCCTTGAACATTCATCCTGA